Proteins from one Bacteroidota bacterium genomic window:
- the lepA gene encoding translation elongation factor 4 — MNKIRNFCIIAHIDHGKSTLADRLLEFTGRITKRDLTTNQVLDDMDLEQERGITIKLHAIQMEYKAKNGETYTLNLIDTPGHVDFTYEVSRSLAACEGAILVVDASQGVEAQTISNLYLAIDSGLEIIPVMNKIDLPSAATMMDTVRDEVIHLIGCKDEEIIRASAKTGIGIEDILEAVVNRVPAPKGDPAKPLRALIFDSKFDAYRGAVAYVRVVDGVLKEKEKIKFINNGNTAEVEECGVLYMNKSRTKELEAGNVGYVIAGLKNVRDTKVGDTITTQYHGSIEPLSGYKEVKPMVFSGLYPTNSDEFAELRDSLEKLALNDSSLIYVPESSGALGFGFRCGFLGLLHMEIIQERLEREFNQSLITTVPNVEFRVILTSGEMIIVDNPADMPDPTKIERVEEPFIKAQIITPTEYIGNIMKLATDRRGIWKDTSYLDPTRADITYEFPLSEIIFDFYDKLKSLTRGYASLDYEYLDYRESNLVKLDILLNTEQVDALSTIVHHDKSFEMGKKLCVKLKELIPRQMFDVAIQAAIGSKIIARTSISAMRKNVLAKCYGGDISRKRKLLEKQKEGKKRMKQVGRVELPQEAFLAVLKMGDD, encoded by the coding sequence ATGAACAAAATTCGAAATTTCTGCATTATCGCCCATATTGATCACGGTAAATCCACTCTTGCTGATCGTTTACTTGAATTTACGGGACGTATCACAAAGCGGGATCTGACGACCAATCAGGTTCTCGACGATATGGATCTGGAACAAGAACGAGGCATAACGATTAAGCTTCACGCCATTCAGATGGAATACAAGGCAAAAAACGGCGAAACCTACACGTTGAATCTTATCGACACTCCCGGTCACGTTGACTTTACCTATGAAGTTTCCCGTTCATTAGCTGCTTGTGAGGGAGCAATTCTGGTGGTTGATGCGTCTCAAGGAGTAGAAGCTCAGACAATCAGTAATCTTTATCTGGCAATCGACTCCGGACTGGAGATCATTCCTGTGATGAACAAAATTGATCTTCCTTCCGCTGCAACGATGATGGATACAGTGCGAGATGAAGTGATCCATTTGATAGGGTGCAAGGATGAAGAGATTATTCGTGCAAGTGCAAAAACAGGGATCGGCATTGAGGATATTCTTGAAGCAGTCGTGAACAGGGTTCCGGCACCAAAAGGCGATCCGGCGAAACCGCTGCGTGCACTGATTTTTGATTCAAAGTTTGATGCATACCGCGGAGCGGTTGCGTATGTGCGTGTTGTGGATGGTGTACTGAAAGAGAAAGAAAAGATCAAGTTCATCAACAATGGCAACACGGCGGAAGTGGAAGAGTGCGGCGTGCTCTATATGAATAAGAGCCGAACGAAAGAATTAGAAGCTGGGAATGTCGGTTATGTTATTGCCGGACTGAAGAACGTGCGTGATACAAAAGTGGGCGATACGATCACGACACAGTATCACGGTTCCATTGAACCGCTTTCCGGATACAAAGAAGTGAAACCGATGGTGTTCAGCGGATTGTATCCAACAAACAGCGACGAGTTTGCCGAACTTCGAGATTCACTCGAAAAGCTTGCGCTGAATGATTCTTCGCTCATTTATGTTCCCGAATCATCCGGTGCGCTCGGGTTCGGTTTCCGCTGCGGATTTCTCGGATTGCTTCACATGGAGATTATTCAGGAGCGTTTAGAACGGGAATTCAATCAATCACTCATCACGACGGTTCCGAACGTAGAGTTTCGTGTAATATTGACGAGCGGTGAAATGATTATCGTCGATAATCCGGCAGACATGCCTGATCCTACAAAAATTGAACGGGTGGAAGAGCCGTTTATTAAAGCACAGATCATTACGCCGACGGAATACATCGGCAATATTATGAAATTGGCAACCGACCGACGCGGAATTTGGAAAGATACATCATATCTTGATCCAACGCGTGCGGATATTACTTATGAATTTCCGTTATCCGAAATCATTTTTGATTTTTATGATAAATTAAAATCATTAACACGCGGATATGCATCCCTAGATTATGAATATTTGGACTATCGCGAATCGAACCTTGTAAAACTGGATATTTTATTGAATACGGAGCAGGTTGATGCGCTTTCTACCATTGTCCACCATGATAAATCGTTTGAAATGGGAAAAAAACTCTGTGTGAAACTAAAAGAGTTAATACCGCGTCAAATGTTTGACGTTGCCATTCAGGCTGCGATAGGAAGCAAGATTATTGCGCGAACATCGATCTCGGCAATGCGAAAAAATGTACTGGCAAAATGTTATGGCGGTGATATCTCCCGGAAACGCAAACTTCTTGAAAAACAAAAAGAAGGAAAAAAACGGATGAAGCAGGTCGGACGAGTAGAGTTACCGCAGGAAGCATTCCTTGCCGTGTTGAAAATGGGGGATGATTAG
- a CDS encoding ORF6N domain-containing protein, whose amino-acid sequence MSNSIIKHENIVSQIHFIRGEKVILDVDLAILYGVETRVLKQAVKRNIERFPSDFMFQLTEKEFAILRSQFVTSSWGGVRYRPFAFTEQGVAMLSGILKSKRAIEVNVEIMRTFVKLRQWLSSYKELERKLDSMEKKYDGQFKMVFEAIRLLMKEESKPKQRVGF is encoded by the coding sequence ATGAGTAATTCAATCATAAAACATGAAAATATAGTTTCGCAGATCCACTTTATTCGTGGAGAAAAAGTCATTCTTGATGTTGATTTGGCAATATTGTATGGCGTTGAAACGCGTGTTTTAAAACAGGCCGTAAAAAGAAATATTGAGAGATTTCCCTCTGATTTTATGTTTCAATTGACTGAAAAAGAGTTTGCAATTTTGAGATCACAATTTGTGACCTCAAGTTGGGGTGGTGTAAGATATCGTCCGTTTGCTTTTACCGAACAAGGTGTCGCAATGCTATCGGGAATATTAAAAAGTAAGCGGGCAATAGAAGTGAACGTTGAAATTATGAGAACGTTTGTCAAATTGCGTCAGTGGCTTTCCTCGTATAAGGAGTTGGAACGGAAGTTGGATTCAATGGAAAAGAAATATGACGGACAATTCAAAATGGTGTTCGAGGCGATACGATTGTTGATGAAAGAAGAATCAAAACCAAAACAGAGAGTTGGATTTTAG
- a CDS encoding DUF4160 domain-containing protein: MPTLYEYFGIVVYFYANEHLPIHVHSDFQDRSCKAKIIFEHGNVKEIIIENVRGRKPLQEPQLSDFIMVVERNAADIVKKWNDYFVLRKTIRKVVIKKRYRRTR; encoded by the coding sequence ATGCCGACACTGTATGAATATTTTGGAATTGTTGTATATTTTTACGCGAACGAACATTTGCCCATCCATGTTCATTCAGATTTTCAAGATCGTTCCTGCAAAGCAAAAATAATTTTTGAGCATGGAAACGTAAAAGAAATAATTATTGAAAATGTTAGAGGAAGGAAACCGCTTCAAGAACCTCAACTTTCAGATTTTATTATGGTCGTTGAACGAAACGCCGCAGATATTGTGAAAAAATGGAATGATTATTTTGTATTAAGAAAAACTATCCGTAAAGTTGTAATCAAGAAACGATATAGGAGGACGCGATGA
- a CDS encoding DUF2442 domain-containing protein produces MKIVVKTHEVKPSGVLSIERAKYLSAFKIKLGFSNGKSTIVNCKHFLMGNAHPSLKKYLKISEFKKFKVLNGNLNWNNYEMIFPIEQLYKGKVD; encoded by the coding sequence ATGAAAATAGTCGTAAAAACACACGAAGTAAAGCCATCGGGAGTTCTGTCGATAGAACGTGCGAAATATCTTTCTGCCTTTAAGATTAAACTCGGTTTTTCAAATGGAAAATCTACGATCGTTAATTGTAAACATTTTTTAATGGGAAATGCTCATCCATCATTAAAAAAATATTTAAAAATTTCAGAATTCAAAAAATTCAAAGTTCTTAATGGAAACCTTAATTGGAATAATTACGAAATGATATTTCCAATAGAACAATTATACAAGGGGAAAGTAGATTAA
- the lepB gene encoding signal peptidase I: protein MAKEEKEIKKDEVKKPLTWKENFIAQAKEFVIVFGGFILLNNFVIASFLVPTGSMENEVLTGDFLMVNKFLFGASTPRNIMFTDIRLPWTTLPGFRDVERGDVIVFEFPGMRDEVKPEAFTFYLKRCMAIAGDTLEVKNRVVYINGQSAPIPKNMKFDNLRIIPPSYQDERSFPPTAMFNEDNYGPLVVPKKGMSMKITPENFRMWSTFIQRDGHTPELRSDGTVTIDGNVTNTYIVEKDYVFGMGDHRDNSLDSRFWGFIPRENIVGTPMFVYFSVMLTDEYREELTIRGESMRMEWIYTTFSGHNILLDILTKIVVTVFNPETIRFGRIGTLIG from the coding sequence ATGGCAAAAGAAGAAAAAGAAATCAAAAAAGACGAAGTCAAAAAACCACTGACGTGGAAAGAAAACTTTATCGCGCAGGCAAAAGAATTTGTGATTGTCTTTGGCGGATTCATCTTGTTGAATAATTTTGTCATCGCTTCGTTCCTCGTACCGACAGGGTCAATGGAGAACGAAGTGTTGACCGGTGACTTTCTGATGGTCAACAAATTTCTCTTCGGAGCATCGACACCCCGCAATATTATGTTCACCGATATTCGTTTGCCGTGGACGACACTTCCCGGATTTCGTGATGTGGAGCGCGGCGATGTTATTGTGTTTGAATTTCCAGGGATGAGAGATGAAGTGAAGCCAGAAGCTTTCACGTTTTATTTGAAACGTTGTATGGCAATAGCGGGTGATACACTGGAAGTCAAAAATCGTGTCGTCTATATCAATGGACAATCCGCGCCGATTCCCAAAAATATGAAATTTGATAATTTGCGTATTATTCCTCCCTCATATCAGGATGAACGCTCATTTCCGCCGACGGCAATGTTTAACGAGGATAACTATGGACCTCTGGTTGTTCCCAAAAAAGGAATGTCCATGAAGATCACTCCTGAAAATTTTAGAATGTGGTCAACCTTTATTCAGCGCGATGGACATACACCCGAATTGCGAAGTGATGGAACAGTAACAATCGACGGAAACGTTACCAACACCTATATTGTTGAAAAAGATTATGTCTTCGGTATGGGTGATCATCGCGATAACTCATTGGACAGCCGCTTTTGGGGTTTCATTCCACGGGAGAATATTGTGGGTACACCAATGTTCGTCTATTTTTCTGTGATGTTGACGGACGAATATCGTGAAGAGCTTACCATACGCGGCGAATCAATGCGAATGGAATGGATCTATACTACATTTTCCGGACATAACATACTTCTTGATATCCTAACAAAAATTGTTGTGACAGTGTTTAATCCGGAAACGATCCGATTTGGCCGGATCGGTACGCTGATCGGTTAA
- the lepB gene encoding signal peptidase I, protein MWRTIRDGAFVLFITLLFATGLKSCIIDAFKIPSESMTSTLHIGDYLLVNKFTYGARTPQKFLYISLPHFQFPKIKSVQRGDVIVFGFPGEPNEVYSIRNLFLVKRCIGLPGDTIDIVNGNVRVNGIRMNFYDHASRDFPRTIVPKKEMSFPINNNNFLAWKIFIQREGNVIELRDKKIFINQTETTTYTIKKDYYFALGDNINNSSDSREWGFIPEENIVGKAMMIYWSKNDVGIQWSRIGKIIK, encoded by the coding sequence ATGTGGCGGACCATACGAGATGGAGCGTTTGTTCTTTTTATTACTCTGTTGTTTGCCACAGGTTTGAAATCGTGTATAATTGATGCGTTTAAGATTCCAAGCGAATCGATGACATCAACGCTGCACATTGGCGATTATTTGCTCGTGAACAAGTTTACCTATGGTGCGCGCACTCCTCAAAAATTTCTCTACATCTCTCTTCCTCATTTCCAGTTTCCTAAAATAAAAAGTGTGCAACGCGGCGATGTGATAGTGTTTGGTTTTCCCGGTGAACCGAACGAAGTATACTCAATTCGAAATCTTTTTCTTGTTAAGCGTTGTATTGGTTTGCCCGGTGACACGATCGATATCGTCAACGGTAACGTAAGGGTGAACGGAATACGGATGAATTTTTATGATCATGCCTCTCGGGATTTTCCTCGTACCATCGTTCCCAAAAAAGAAATGTCTTTCCCCATCAATAACAACAATTTTTTGGCATGGAAAATATTTATTCAACGGGAAGGAAACGTCATTGAACTTCGCGACAAAAAAATTTTTATTAATCAAACGGAAACAACAACGTACACAATCAAGAAAGATTATTATTTTGCCCTTGGTGATAATATCAATAACAGCTCGGATAGTCGCGAATGGGGATTTATTCCGGAAGAGAATATTGTCGGCAAAGCAATGATGATTTATTGGTCAAAGAATGATGTCGGAATTCAATGGAGTAGGATAGGAAAAATTATTAAATAA
- the hemW gene encoding radical SAM family heme chaperone HemW — protein sequence MASLYLHIPFCEHKCIYCDFYSIENMSSMDRFLSALEKEIELRRETISQAETIETIFFGGGTPSLLSQQQFEKIFSLLHKHYRIEPNAEITCESNPGTVELNKLSEFRSVGFNRISFGIQSFHDDDLKFLTRIHSAEEAERAVESAYRAGFDNVSCDLIFALPHQTPERWKENLRRAIALQPKHISAYALIVEEQTPLATMVKNKLVAPLPDDEDALLYEITIDTMAANGYQQYEVSNFAQPGYFSRHNYNYWNHSNYIGFGPSAHSFCKDSSVTGKRWWNVRSIQSYCDALEKGEFPVVGSETIDRKKFFTEEIFLGLRSTGIDLKKLYPLYGEDVFSVKQSLLQEMEQEGLLVRQNNVISLTSRGYAVCDEIAAKLIL from the coding sequence ATGGCTTCACTCTATCTTCACATTCCTTTTTGCGAACACAAATGCATCTATTGCGACTTTTATTCTATTGAGAATATGAGTTCGATGGATCGCTTTCTTTCTGCCTTAGAAAAAGAGATCGAACTTCGCAGGGAGACAATTTCCCAAGCCGAAACGATTGAAACAATTTTCTTTGGCGGCGGCACTCCATCATTGCTTTCCCAACAACAGTTTGAAAAAATATTCTCTTTACTTCATAAACATTACCGAATTGAACCGAATGCGGAAATCACCTGCGAATCGAACCCGGGAACAGTGGAATTGAATAAGCTCAGTGAGTTTCGTTCTGTCGGTTTTAATCGAATCAGTTTTGGTATTCAGTCGTTTCATGATGACGATCTGAAATTTCTTACTCGTATTCATTCCGCCGAAGAAGCAGAACGGGCAGTAGAGAGCGCTTATCGTGCAGGATTTGATAATGTCAGCTGCGACTTGATTTTTGCGTTGCCGCACCAGACTCCAGAACGATGGAAAGAGAATCTTCGCCGTGCCATTGCGTTGCAGCCAAAACATATCTCTGCTTACGCACTTATCGTGGAAGAACAAACACCCCTTGCAACCATGGTGAAGAACAAACTTGTGGCACCGCTGCCCGATGACGAAGATGCGCTCTTGTATGAGATTACTATCGATACCATGGCAGCAAATGGTTATCAGCAATATGAAGTTTCCAACTTCGCACAGCCGGGATATTTTTCCCGCCACAATTACAATTATTGGAATCACAGCAACTATATCGGTTTTGGACCCTCCGCACATTCATTCTGTAAAGATTCTTCGGTGACCGGAAAGCGGTGGTGGAATGTCCGGAGTATCCAAAGTTATTGCGATGCACTTGAAAAGGGAGAATTTCCTGTTGTCGGAAGTGAAACGATCGATCGCAAAAAATTTTTTACCGAAGAGATTTTTTTAGGTTTGCGCAGCACCGGTATCGATCTAAAAAAACTTTATCCGCTTTATGGTGAGGATGTATTTTCAGTGAAACAGTCACTGTTACAAGAAATGGAACAGGAAGGCTTACTCGTTCGTCAAAACAATGTCATTTCGCTTACTTCCAGAGGATACGCTGTGTGCGATGAGATCGCGGCAAAATTGATTTTGTGA
- a CDS encoding DUF2723 domain-containing protein, which yields MEHTKLNKYVAGFVFLGTLITYILTLADTVVFWDVGEFISATYLLQVPHPPGSPFFLLVGKVIGMVPFYNDPAVRIHFISALSSALTAMFLYLSLVKLMILWRPRTDDMWNKASLYTSAAVGAFSLSFSATFWFNAVEAEVYGISMLFVSLVTWLSLRWNERADTPSHQKYIFLIAYLIGLSLGVHLLALLVIFPFLIIVFFKRYEFSIRNYIIFGIVAIGIFAVVYPGIVKMLPNLLDGEYAIGGGKESQSIIWTLIPFAAIGAAIYGVWYSIKNKNEMLNIASLSFLLIILGYSTYTMVIIRANANTPMNENDPSTLKKLVSYLNREQYGDSPIMQRRWSQEPQHQGIYTNYKSDGDYFWRYQMDEMFMRYFLWQYAGREGDFQGAGVNWKQLLGIPLIIGLFGFYYHWKKDRVMWWVFFNFFLLMGLVMAIYFNMQNPQPRERDYFYVGAFFVFSVWIGIGALGIVDSIRDVVKNMQFQKYASYALLGLLVVFIPVNMLYTNYKSSDRSGDYVAWDYSYNLLQSCEPDAILFTNGDNDTFPLWYLQDVEGVRRDIRIVNLSLVNTSWYIRQLKHQEPHGAKKVPISLSDQEIEQIGPMQWEPRELSIPVPADVMREYQQFSDRPVQPQMKNDSSAKAGELRFVLPNTISFPQAGGQVIKAIRAQDIMAYDIIRTNNWVRPVYMAVTSTPDSKIGLDRYFRMDGLAMKLIPYPAPSDEGVIDPKILSANLLNEPVDANLNFQRGYRYRGLQDTSVHYDENVVRLAMNYRNAYMRLALYYINTVHDNTKAVEALDSMMVKLPPSVLPMDYRVEFDIANFYQYAGSNVRYTEMISKLEMKLLDIVSKPILEPFTNQYHPYYMLFTLYQNRQDYDKALDILNRINTAYAGVQGLPEWVKAQQAQVQAQAALKGIQKKDSVAKK from the coding sequence ATGGAGCACACTAAACTGAATAAATATGTTGCAGGATTTGTTTTTCTTGGAACGCTCATCACCTATATTCTTACGCTTGCCGACACAGTCGTTTTTTGGGACGTAGGCGAATTCATTTCCGCAACATATCTATTGCAAGTCCCACATCCTCCGGGTTCACCGTTCTTTTTGCTCGTTGGAAAAGTGATTGGTATGGTGCCATTTTATAATGATCCCGCAGTTCGTATTCACTTTATTTCCGCGTTATCAAGTGCCTTAACGGCAATGTTTCTTTATCTGTCGTTGGTGAAACTGATGATCTTGTGGAGACCCCGAACGGATGATATGTGGAATAAGGCTTCCCTGTATACTTCGGCTGCTGTTGGAGCATTTTCGTTGTCGTTTAGTGCAACATTTTGGTTTAATGCGGTGGAAGCAGAAGTGTACGGCATCAGTATGTTGTTTGTTAGTCTGGTAACATGGCTTTCACTCCGATGGAATGAGCGTGCAGATACACCGTCACATCAAAAATATATTTTTCTTATCGCGTATCTGATTGGATTATCGCTTGGGGTACATTTATTGGCGCTTCTGGTAATCTTCCCGTTTTTGATTATTGTCTTTTTTAAACGTTATGAATTCTCCATCAGAAATTATATCATTTTTGGAATTGTGGCAATCGGAATTTTTGCTGTAGTATATCCCGGTATCGTCAAAATGCTTCCGAATTTATTGGATGGTGAATATGCAATCGGCGGGGGGAAAGAATCTCAAAGCATCATCTGGACATTAATACCATTTGCTGCGATCGGTGCGGCAATTTACGGCGTGTGGTATTCCATTAAGAACAAGAACGAGATGCTGAATATTGCGTCCCTCTCATTCTTACTCATCATTCTTGGATATTCCACCTATACCATGGTGATAATCCGTGCAAATGCCAATACGCCGATGAATGAGAATGATCCCAGCACGTTAAAAAAACTTGTTTCATATCTCAATCGTGAACAGTACGGCGATTCGCCGATTATGCAACGGCGCTGGAGTCAGGAACCGCAGCACCAAGGAATTTACACGAACTATAAAAGTGACGGTGATTATTTCTGGCGCTATCAGATGGACGAAATGTTTATGCGGTACTTCTTGTGGCAATATGCCGGACGGGAAGGAGACTTTCAGGGTGCAGGAGTAAATTGGAAACAACTCTTGGGGATTCCGTTAATCATCGGTCTGTTTGGTTTCTATTATCATTGGAAAAAAGATCGTGTTATGTGGTGGGTTTTCTTCAATTTTTTCCTGTTGATGGGACTCGTGATGGCGATCTATTTCAACATGCAGAATCCTCAACCGCGTGAGCGTGATTACTTCTATGTCGGTGCATTCTTTGTCTTTTCTGTATGGATTGGTATTGGAGCGCTGGGTATCGTTGACTCCATCCGCGATGTGGTGAAGAATATGCAATTCCAAAAATATGCATCCTATGCTCTGTTGGGACTGTTAGTGGTATTTATTCCCGTGAACATGTTGTACACCAACTACAAATCTTCGGATCGTTCAGGAGATTATGTTGCATGGGATTATTCATACAATCTCTTACAATCGTGTGAACCTGATGCTATTCTGTTTACCAACGGAGATAACGATACATTTCCTCTTTGGTATTTGCAGGATGTTGAAGGAGTACGACGCGACATTCGAATCGTCAATTTAAGTCTGGTAAATACATCGTGGTATATCCGTCAATTAAAACATCAAGAGCCACACGGTGCAAAAAAAGTTCCGATCAGTTTAAGCGATCAGGAAATTGAACAGATTGGGCCGATGCAGTGGGAACCGCGCGAATTGTCAATTCCTGTGCCGGCTGATGTTATGCGGGAATATCAACAATTCTCAGACCGTCCGGTACAACCGCAAATGAAGAACGATTCTTCAGCCAAAGCAGGAGAATTACGATTTGTTCTTCCGAACACGATCTCATTCCCGCAAGCAGGTGGACAAGTAATCAAAGCAATCCGTGCTCAGGATATTATGGCGTACGACATTATTCGGACGAACAACTGGGTGCGTCCGGTGTATATGGCTGTGACGTCAACTCCGGATTCGAAGATTGGTCTCGATCGTTATTTCCGCATGGATGGACTTGCGATGAAACTGATACCATATCCTGCACCAAGCGACGAAGGAGTGATCGATCCGAAGATTCTTTCAGCGAATCTGTTGAACGAACCTGTGGATGCAAACCTGAATTTTCAGCGCGGCTACCGATATCGCGGTCTGCAAGATACATCGGTGCATTATGACGAGAATGTTGTTCGGCTTGCCATGAATTATCGAAACGCATACATGCGTCTTGCGCTCTATTATATTAATACGGTGCACGATAATACGAAAGCGGTCGAGGCGTTAGACTCCATGATGGTAAAACTTCCGCCATCAGTTCTGCCGATGGATTATCGTGTGGAATTCGACATTGCAAATTTCTATCAATATGCAGGATCGAATGTGCGGTATACGGAAATGATCAGTAAGCTTGAAATGAAATTGCTTGATATTGTTTCAAAACCGATTTTGGAACCGTTTACGAATCAATATCATCCTTATTATATGCTCTTTACGTTGTATCAAAACCGTCAGGATTATGATAAAGCACTCGACATCCTTAATCGGATCAATACAGCATATGCCGGCGTGCAGGGATTACCGGAATGGGTAAAAGCACAACAAGCACAGGTGCAAGCGCAGGCAGCATTAAAAGGGATTCAAAAGAAAGACTCTGTTGCAAAGAAATAA
- a CDS encoding methyltransferase domain-containing protein: MKESRLEHWDNFWEEKKEVKEVYSNSDRVVRNLVKVTDVKGKKILEIGAGTGRDSFPLVERGAIVYQLDYSMNSLKIMKRIADEEKMDVRIIGGDTFQLPFKDGSFDIIFHQGLLEHFRHEKAEALLKENIRVLKTGGLLCVDVPQRYHIYTVIKTFLIAINKWFAGWERSFSVPELKREMEKLGLQTVHTYGEWMYPSLFYRMTREALRAVKIKLPLNPKIPVLFTIRKAVRDAVKDSSLATYTALSMGVIGKKQ; this comes from the coding sequence ATGAAAGAATCTCGTTTAGAACACTGGGATAATTTTTGGGAAGAGAAAAAAGAGGTCAAAGAGGTTTATTCCAACTCAGATCGTGTTGTACGCAATCTTGTAAAAGTGACCGATGTAAAAGGAAAGAAAATTCTTGAAATCGGTGCAGGAACCGGCCGCGACAGTTTTCCGCTGGTTGAACGTGGAGCAATCGTTTATCAACTTGATTATTCAATGAACTCGCTGAAAATCATGAAACGGATCGCTGACGAAGAGAAAATGGATGTTCGTATTATCGGCGGAGACACGTTTCAATTACCGTTCAAGGATGGATCATTTGATATTATTTTTCATCAGGGATTGCTGGAACACTTTCGCCATGAAAAAGCGGAGGCATTGTTAAAAGAAAATATTCGCGTTTTAAAGACCGGCGGCTTGCTCTGTGTTGATGTTCCCCAGCGATATCATATCTATACTGTCATTAAAACTTTCCTGATTGCTATTAATAAATGGTTTGCCGGTTGGGAGCGTTCATTCTCCGTTCCGGAGCTGAAACGAGAGATGGAAAAACTTGGGTTGCAAACCGTTCACACCTATGGTGAATGGATGTATCCAAGTCTGTTTTACCGTATGACTCGGGAAGCATTGCGTGCGGTAAAGATCAAACTTCCTTTAAATCCTAAAATTCCCGTCTTATTTACTATCCGCAAAGCTGTACGTGATGCTGTAAAAGATAGCTCTCTGGCAACATACACAGCGCTCTCGATGGGAGTAATCGGAAAAAAGCAATAA
- a CDS encoding glycosyltransferase family 4 protein: protein MKILIFNWQDLSHPLSGGAEVHLHETYSRVAAMGHDVTLFCSSYDGAKPIDEINGIKIIRQGGRFLFNYVVMQKYFSTFKDQHFELIVDDVNKIPFYTPAYVKEPVLGEIHHLLGTSVFQETIFPLASYVYLAERVSLPMYRKIHFMVHSPSTMNEVNANGFSNEKIHYVPYGMNHQLFRQTGIAKSSEPLIGALGRLKKYKSFDHLIEAFVIVKKIIPEAKLVIVGDGDDKPRLMELSKTLGLSDNITFTGFVGEEEKVTWLNKMHVAVNTSAKEGWGLTAIEANACGTTTVSSNVQGLRDAVVDNETGLLYEYGNREQLAEKIILLLRDAHLRDRLSSNALLRSKEFDWQIGAEKTMEVIERVVREKKK from the coding sequence ATGAAAATTCTCATCTTCAATTGGCAAGATCTTTCTCATCCGCTTTCCGGTGGTGCCGAAGTACATCTCCACGAAACATATTCCCGCGTTGCCGCGATGGGGCACGACGTTACACTTTTCTGTTCATCATACGACGGTGCTAAACCGATTGATGAAATAAATGGTATAAAGATTATTCGTCAGGGTGGAAGATTTCTTTTTAACTATGTGGTGATGCAAAAATATTTTTCCACGTTCAAGGATCAACACTTTGAACTGATTGTGGATGATGTCAATAAGATTCCATTTTACACTCCTGCGTATGTGAAAGAACCGGTGCTGGGAGAGATCCATCATCTTCTGGGAACCAGCGTTTTTCAAGAAACAATATTCCCCCTCGCATCGTACGTCTATCTTGCAGAACGCGTTTCGCTGCCAATGTATCGGAAAATTCATTTTATGGTCCATTCCCCAAGTACGATGAATGAAGTGAATGCTAATGGATTTTCAAACGAAAAGATCCATTATGTTCCATATGGAATGAATCACCAGCTATTTCGTCAGACCGGAATTGCAAAATCATCTGAACCGTTAATCGGTGCGCTGGGTAGATTGAAAAAATATAAATCGTTCGATCATCTTATTGAAGCATTTGTCATTGTCAAAAAAATTATTCCCGAAGCGAAACTTGTAATTGTCGGTGACGGTGATGATAAACCGAGGTTGATGGAACTGTCGAAGACACTTGGATTGAGTGACAACATTACATTCACAGGATTTGTCGGTGAAGAAGAAAAAGTAACATGGCTCAATAAAATGCATGTTGCGGTAAATACATCCGCGAAGGAAGGTTGGGGTTTAACGGCGATTGAAGCGAATGCGTGTGGAACGACAACCGTTTCCAGTAATGTGCAGGGACTTCGCGATGCTGTTGTGGATAACGAAACAGGATTGTTGTACGAATATGGCAATCGAGAACAGCTTGCAGAGAAGATCATTCTATTGTTGCGCGATGCACACCTGCGGGATCGCCTTTCTTCAAACGCGCTTCTCAGGTCTAAAGAATTTGATTGGCAAATCGGTGCAGAGAAAACCATGGAGGTTATCGAAAGAGTGGTGAGAGAAAAGAAAAAGTAA